In Oncorhynchus clarkii lewisi isolate Uvic-CL-2024 chromosome 2, UVic_Ocla_1.0, whole genome shotgun sequence, one DNA window encodes the following:
- the LOC139368338 gene encoding beta-crystallin A1-like — translation MALTKPMNTMPMGPWKITVYDQEYFQGKRVEFTACCQNIMECGMENIRSLKVECGAWVGYEHSSFSGQQFVLEKGDYPRFEAYSGSNSYRIERMISFRPICSASHKESRITIYEKENMIGRQFEMCDDYPSLQAMGWFNNEVGSMLIQSGAFVCYQFPGYRGHQYIMECDCHGGEYKCYREFGSHAQTPQIQSIRRIQH, via the exons ATGGCTCTGACCAAACCTATGAATACCATGCCCATGGGCCCATGGAAGATCACAGTGTACGACCAGGAGTACTTCCAGGGAAAACGTGTGGAGTTCACCGCATGCTGCCAAAACATCATGGAGTGTGGCATGGAGAACATCCGATCCCTAAAGGTTGAGTGTGGAGC ttgGGTGGGTTATGAGCACTCCAGTTTCAGTGGCCAGCAGTTTGTCCTGGAGAAGGGAGACTACCCCCGTTTCGAGGCCTACAGTGGCAGCAACTCCTACCGCATCGAGAGGATGATCTCCTTCAGACCCATCTGCTCCGCT AGCCACAAGGAGTCCCGCATAACCATCTATGAGAAGGAGAACATGATTGGCCGCCAGTTTGAGATGTGTGATGACTACCCCTCCCTGCAGGCCATGGGCTGGTTCAACAATGAGGTTGGATCCATGCTCATCCAGAGCGGAGC CTTCGTGTGCTACCAGTTCCCCGGCTACCGTGGCCACCAGTACATCATGGAGTGTGACTGCCACGGAGGAGAATACAAGTGTTACCGTGAGTTTGGCTCCCATGCCCAGACCCCTCAGATCCAGTCCATCAGGAGGATTCAGCACTGA